The genomic stretch AAATGTAGTCTTTACAGTCAACTCAAGTAATTCCTTAAGAttgtatatggaggctagcttctctctctcacaattagtgttgatcacgaatattcgaattgctaatttttatcgcaaatataggcactttgagaattcacaaatatttagaatatagtgatatatattaatAATTTCGAATAtgagagatttttttaaaatcagtacacatgatccctccctgcttctaccttgtggaccaatgagaaggctgcagtatctttgactttaggagtagtgttgattgcgaattttcgtaatgcgaatttttgtaatgcaaatttttatcgctaatTCTTCAATTgtcgagtaaaaacatgattcctccctgcttcttgcttgtgggccaatgagtcattggcccacaagcaacttaagcagggaggaatcatgactttagatggtaaaaattacgaatattctaaagttcagattggaaaaaacttacaactattaaacaaaaagattatagcactacattagctaaattgctctacattagtttttttcgaatattcgctatattgctatatattcttgttttagaatattcgaaaaaaggaatatattcgatatatatATCGGATATATTcgatatattcgttttttagaatattcgtcatttttcccatctaagtTGCATGTGggacaatgactcattggcccacaagcaagaagcagggaggaatcatgtttttactcggcaattgaagaATTTGcgctaaaaatttgcattacgaaaattcgcatttttgcatattacgcaatcattacattgccgatttttcgagtaaaaaatttgtagaatataacaaatattcgaatttgcgaatattctacgaaTCACTACTCACAATCAGAGTGGTCAATATCTCCTTTTCACAGCCTAAATGGATGCCCTGTCTACAGTCTCTGAACAGGAGGGCCTTCCTGtcctttggttatggtgggcagcttgtagcttatAGTGTCCCCACCACATTCAGAGGAGGCTAAAGCCAGATTGGCAGCGATTACCTTCCTTACCAAAGTTGTCCACAATCCCTTTGTGTCAGCTAAACCTTCTGCAGATCTTCTCCCTTCTAAGGACTGGTACATAAACTGCTTGTAGTCTATAGGGGACTGGATCTCCCTACAGAATCTGCTTCTTGTCGCTCTGAGGTGTTCACTCCTCAGCAGGCAGCCATAGACTCCAGAATCCTCCTCCTAGAGAGGAAATGTGGAGCCAGCCCTGACCAGCCTCATGGGATCTCCCATTCCCTATACAACCTTATAGGATTTATAGGACATGCACATAAATACATGAAATACAATGATATTAACACTTTCAGTGCTTTGCAGTATGTTTTGGCACACTGCACAATGGTTTGGGGTCTGTGCTAATTTAGATGGTCTGGTCCGGAGTCTGTAGTCTGTTTTGGAGGTGATGGTCAAATGCAGTCTCGTTGGAGAAATACCCTATATAAAGGAACATATGTTTAAAAAGATTGAGGTCAACACACTTTTGGGATCTCTCCCATGTGATTGGTCAGTCAATggattttcataattttttattgGATTGAATCTGATGCCAAAATACGTCAGTTCTCTCAAAAGTCTTGGTTCTTTTTAGGGTATATTCCCACACAGCAGATTTATGTCCCATTCATCTGAATAGGATTTTCAGAAACTAAAatatctgctgcatgtgaatatacccttacagCATTGGCTTGCTAATTCAAATATCTAACAATATGCTAGCCAGGGATCTATTGTTCAAAAATCCATCAGCTTCACAGTAATCACTGGGCAGACTGGGCGTAGTTGTCACTTGGAAACTAAACAAAAAGTTGGAGCTGCAGGTCTGAACCTGCCAGGAGTTGCCAGGAAACCAGTGCGTTGTAGGAGCTCAGCAAAGGTGCAGAAATACCTGAGACAGGTGAGAGAGCAAGAAAGGCTGCAAATCCCGAGCCGTCAAGGAACTTTCTGGAGCTGAAATAATGGTCTGCACCATGAGGTGAAGCAAGATCTGGAAAAGTATGAAACAGATTTTGCCCAAACTTAGACCCTGAAGTGGTCAATTTGATGACCTTAGCAGCAGAAGGACATTGCATCCACCAGCAAACTATGGTATCGGAATAGAGTTATGAGGTGTTTTGAGCATGGAAAAACTGTATTCATCATTGCGAGAGGAGATTAAAGTCTTCGAGGACCAGGTCCAGAAGTGTCGAGTCAGCTTTGACCTGCAAACCTTGCAAAGAGCCTTGGCTTTGGTTGCAGAAGACAACAAGGAAAATCTTGACAGCTGGAAGAAGGTAAACCAATATGTCCAATCTACGTCCACATCTGGAGAGCAAGGGTTTCGACTCCGCAGGTACTTCTCTTGGTTGTTGTCCTATGTGGGGTATCTTGGGACCATGAAGGACTCCTTTGATGACCATGTGGTTTTCCCATTGTGTGATAACCTGTACATCAATGAAGAGGCAGAAACCCTGACTGTACAAACACCCATCCCGGTGTCCCCTGGTAACATTGCAAGCACCGCCAGGCAACTTTTCCACCATCGACGGAGGTGGGCCCTTCTTCTTAGCTCAGGGACTCGTGATACCCAAGGACCTTCTCATCCAATGGGCTTACTGCACTGTATTCCAGATATATTCGAAGAAAGTCTAGTGACAGCTAATTTAGCTCGAAACTGGATCCTTCTCCATGAAGCTCGGAATAAGAATCCTTCAAGCATCACTCCATTGAGGAATCAATTAGACCATGAGTTTCAGGTCACAAAACCAAGGAAAGTATTTGGATCAGCCAAATCTACAGCTGATGAAGAGACCCAAGCCGAACTGAAGGACGTGAGAGAACAT from Bufo gargarizans isolate SCDJY-AF-19 chromosome 8, ASM1485885v1, whole genome shotgun sequence encodes the following:
- the LOC122945690 gene encoding uncharacterized protein LOC122945690, with product MEKLYSSLREEIKVFEDQVQKCRVSFDLQTLQRALALVAEDNKENLDSWKKVNQYVQSTSTSGEQGFRLRRYFSWLLSYVGYLGTMKDSFDDHVVFPLCDNLYINEEAETLTVQTPIPVSPGNIASTARQLFHHRRRWALLLSSGTRDTQGPSHPMGLLHCIPDIFEESLVTANLARNWILLHEARNKNPSSITPLRNQLDHEFQVTKPRKVFGSAKSTADEETQAELKDVREHLMFLLWRAGQAEALEKQVKDTKQKVQSLQQDISELQQLIQRDGTETSDISLENQSRLEKLQRQLDLEIFRQRVVSCDWQLELEVRPLLIRQIDMIRERCTQLEATVNPQKQPMEASPLESAGGFSDGEWENNSVFSHSSDYSSDVFSTH